From a region of the Rhodococcus sp. 4CII genome:
- a CDS encoding quinone oxidoreductase produces MRAIQVFRLGGPDVLEPVEVPEPEIGATDLLVRTDAIGINFIDTYFRSGLYPRPLPYVPGDEGSGVVEAVGSEVTGIAAGDRVAWCSAPGSYAEKVAVPASAAIAVPDAVPAPQAASALLQGMTAHYLAHSTYPIQPGDTVLVHAGAGGVGLLLTQMATALGAQVISTVSSDAKEQLSRDAGAREVLRYDDDIAARVRELTDGEGVAAAYDGVGASTFEASLASVRIRGTVALFGAASGPVPPFDPQRLNPAGSLFLTRPTLAHHIRTREELTWRAGDVFSALADGSLTVRVGAEYPLDRAADAHRDLEARATTGSIVLVP; encoded by the coding sequence ATGCGCGCCATACAGGTTTTTCGTCTCGGTGGTCCCGACGTCCTCGAACCGGTGGAGGTTCCCGAACCCGAGATCGGGGCGACGGACCTTCTCGTTCGCACCGACGCGATCGGCATCAACTTCATCGACACGTACTTCCGGAGCGGGCTGTATCCCCGGCCACTGCCCTACGTTCCCGGAGACGAGGGGTCCGGGGTGGTGGAGGCCGTCGGCAGCGAGGTCACCGGTATCGCCGCCGGCGACCGGGTCGCCTGGTGCTCGGCGCCCGGCAGCTACGCCGAGAAGGTGGCCGTTCCGGCATCGGCCGCGATCGCCGTCCCCGATGCCGTGCCCGCTCCGCAGGCCGCGTCCGCGCTGCTGCAGGGCATGACCGCCCACTACCTGGCCCACTCGACATACCCGATCCAGCCCGGCGACACCGTGCTGGTGCACGCCGGAGCGGGCGGAGTCGGGCTACTGCTCACGCAGATGGCGACCGCGCTCGGCGCGCAGGTGATCAGCACCGTGTCCTCCGACGCCAAGGAACAGCTGTCGCGCGACGCGGGCGCTCGGGAGGTGCTGCGGTACGACGACGACATCGCTGCCCGGGTCCGCGAACTGACGGACGGAGAAGGCGTCGCCGCCGCCTACGACGGCGTCGGTGCGTCCACATTCGAGGCCAGTCTCGCGTCCGTGCGGATCCGTGGAACGGTGGCGCTGTTCGGCGCGGCGAGCGGCCCGGTACCGCCGTTCGATCCGCAGCGGCTGAATCCGGCGGGCTCGCTGTTCCTCACCCGACCCACACTCGCTCACCACATCCGCACCCGTGAGGAACTGACGTGGCGTGCGGGAGACGTCTTCTCCGCCCTGGCCGACGGCTCCCTGACGGTCCGGGTGGGAGCGGAGTACCCCTTGGATCGCGCCGCGGACGCGCACCGCGACCTGGAGGCACGCGCGACGACGGGATCGATCGTTCTGGTGCCCTGA
- a CDS encoding heme o synthase — translation MRTGHQPSGHGFGSPSPAPRATDTKTVLGRVTGKVLAYIALTKPRVIELLLVATIPAMLLADRGNVDILLILSTLFGGWMGAASANSLNCVVDADIDKVMKRTARRPLARDAVPTSHAFVFGMTLGIASFLWLWWRANLLAGVLVVLTIAFYVLIYTMVLKRRTWQNVVWGGAAGCMPVMVGWSAVTGSLSWQPIVLFLVIFFWTPPHTWALAMRYKEDYKAAGVPMLPVIATEEHVTKQILLYSWAMVITSLALVPAAGVVYAAVTLVAGAWFLLMAHQLYRSVRGGAAVKPLRLFLQSNNYLAIVFVGLAVDSVLGLQTVGSLLS, via the coding sequence GTGCGGACAGGGCATCAGCCGAGCGGACACGGCTTCGGCAGCCCCAGCCCCGCCCCCCGCGCGACCGACACCAAAACGGTGCTGGGTCGCGTCACGGGCAAGGTCCTGGCCTACATCGCATTGACCAAGCCGCGGGTTATCGAACTGCTCCTGGTCGCGACGATCCCCGCGATGCTGCTGGCGGACCGCGGCAACGTCGACATCCTGCTGATCCTCAGCACGCTGTTCGGCGGCTGGATGGGCGCGGCGAGCGCGAACTCCCTCAACTGTGTCGTCGACGCCGACATCGACAAGGTCATGAAACGCACCGCGCGCCGCCCACTGGCCCGCGACGCGGTGCCCACCTCCCACGCGTTCGTGTTCGGCATGACGCTCGGCATCGCGTCGTTCCTCTGGCTGTGGTGGCGGGCCAACCTGCTGGCCGGGGTCCTGGTCGTCCTCACCATCGCGTTCTACGTCCTGATCTACACGATGGTGCTCAAACGCCGGACCTGGCAGAACGTCGTCTGGGGCGGCGCCGCGGGCTGCATGCCCGTGATGGTCGGCTGGTCGGCGGTGACCGGTTCGCTGAGCTGGCAGCCCATCGTGCTGTTCCTGGTCATCTTCTTCTGGACGCCGCCGCACACGTGGGCCCTGGCGATGCGCTACAAGGAGGACTACAAGGCGGCGGGGGTTCCGATGCTGCCGGTGATCGCCACCGAGGAGCACGTGACCAAGCAGATCCTGCTGTACAGCTGGGCGATGGTGATCACATCGCTCGCGCTCGTTCCGGCCGCCGGAGTGGTGTACGCCGCGGTGACGCTCGTCGCCGGCGCCTGGTTCCTGCTCATGGCCCATCAGCTGTACCGAAGCGTGCGCGGCGGAGCGGCCGTGAAGCCGCTCCGCCTGTTCCTGCAGTCCAACAACTACCTGGCCATCGTGTTCGTCGGCCTCGCCGTCGACTCCGTCCTCGGCTTGCAGACCGTCGGCAGCCTTCTGAGCTGA